The genomic window TTTGGTCAGGAGCAATAACCAATAATATTGCataagcaaatatatatatatataataaaacccTTCAGACTCTGGGACATCCCTGTAACTTCATTTTTGCTCAAAATTGCTTTCATGGCCAGGCAGAGGTAAATAGAACTCCGATGCTATGGATGAACATCAATTTTGGAGCCGTTCACAAGAGTGTATGGTTTCAGTGGATAATTATCAATATTGTATTTTTCGGGGTCCAACCGTGATAGGAAAGAAAGCTTCCAAGATCCACTAATTAAAGTGACTTGCCGTCACAACTCTCTGTCCTTTTGGAGCAATTAAGGCCTTCCATGGAGTACAAAACTGCAGCCAAGTCCGCACGGTGCGGTCATGTTGAATGGATAGCCATGGGAACTATAACCTTGACGAACAAGAAATAAAGCTGTGATCCTCACACCAAACAAAACACTATGCACCACCCTGCTACTTTACGCAACAGAAAGCATACAATATTGTTGAAATACCAGTGATCTTATGCAAACGCTCGAGGAATGAAGAAGAGGATCAGAATAGTTAAGGAACTAAATGGGGAAAAGTTTCCAATTAAACTCTAAAATCTTAAACCCAGCTTCCACCCATGCCTCTCTCTTCAATTATTTCACCGATAGATCTGAGATCATAGTTTAAGGTTCCTCAAGGAGGAACAATTTATGCTCCTTGGTACTAACAACACTTTCGAATGCTGGCAACACAGTCAATTAAacagcaaagaaagaaaatatcacTATTCTATATCTGTTACTACTTGtaccaaaataacaaaacacaagCAACAGATAACAAGATACCATGGAATCATGAATGACAAGCGTCACAACGAGGAAACTGAAATTACTAGTCAGGGAGCGGAGCCAACCACACAATCTTCCAAACTAGCTTGCCGTTGATTTCTTGAGTATATTGCAACCTGTAAATGGTTGTGCATACATTAGCTATTAGCCAACTATCATAATATCATTTGATATCCAAAACTCTTTTGGGTGTAAATCCCAATTCCCCGTGTCTTCTATAATTATAAGTTCTTTAATATTCATGGAATCCAATTTCTCAATCATATTTATCATAGTATGCAAAACACTGTACACAGTACTTTCCtgcatgaattatatttttattcctgaaaAAGCCACGTTCCTAACATATATTATAACATTGTGATTCAGTCAAGCATTCAATGAACATAAGAGACACAATATGATTTGGGGGATTGTTAATAAACCTGCTTCATTCATTGTTTGCATGCAGATAGAAAAATGCAGCTCAAGAAATGACATGAAACAAACCTGTCATGCAAATGAGAATGTTGTCCTTGCCAAAACTCGAAAAGTTGTGGTTTAAACCTATACCCTCCCCGGTGTTTAGGTTTTGGAATCAAACTTCTGCACTTTGACAACAGAGAAAAAACACCGGATTTTATTGATACTTCCTCGTAAACAATCATACCAAAGTTAAAGTAGAAAATGCAAACTACTTCTCTTGGTATACAAAGAAACCATTTTCTGAAGAAAAtagtaacaaaaatattggtttcaGGACTGTCATGTTTGCCACAAGAAACTGAGTTATATTACAGAAttgtaaaagttaaaaatttgaaGCCAAGATCAGAGGAAAATGAAGAGAAGGGCAACTCACCCACCCATCAGAATATTTTTCCTCTAATTCTTTGTATGTTTGGTGTAGAACATGCGTTCCAGGAATTATAGTACTCTGaaaggagaaagaagatgataacCTAAGCTTACACCAATCTTTTGATGTAGTCAATACAATTTAATAAGAATAAGAGGAACCTGATTGCTAACTATTGCTCCAATTTCACTTCCTTGATGACAGCTATATATGTACTGTTCAGATTCCTCATCAGGAACTTTCTGCACAGATCCTTCCACTcgaacctaaaaataaaaatcacagtTACTATTCTTTTAGGCAACAGACCAACTGCTGGATCAACTTCATGATTGTATAACAATTAATGGGCTATAGAACCACGCCTAAAGTAGAGTGGAAGGATAGCCTAAATATCATGCAATATATGGATAATGGTAACATTACATGATGGTCATAGTTAGGCAACATGAATTATCGAGGCAGTGCGAACATCATTCTCTTGACAATGGCAAAAAACTTCTACTATTTCTCAGATGCAATGCAAACATCATTCTCTTGACAATGGAAAAAACCTTCTCCTACTATTTCTCATGAGCAACAATGTAGCATTGTTCTCTGGGCTAATCAATTATGTCCCATATACAATGATGACAGACCCACAGCTTTAGATACGGGATCAGTATGTGTgaagaaaactaaattaaattgagtATAAGCAGAATGTGATACCATCCTGCAGCTGCTAAACATTTACTGCCAGTGTAGCACTGGATTCAACACTGGACTTTTGAGGTTAAGTTTACACATTATTTTAATCATCTGAGTGAACTTTAACTAGAAAAGATAAACTGCTCCATGGACAAATGGACCAActgaagaaaatgaaactcCACGGTCATATTTTCCATAAACAGATGTGACTGTAAAAGGTGCAGAGAGTGTACAGCGCAGATCTACCAGTAGGCAACTAAGTAAACCACAACCCAACAATAATGATCACAAGAAAGCccatgaaaccaaaaaaacaaggGTATTTTTTGGTTTCATTGATCCATAAGAATTCACACTTTTTGTCCATTCTCAAATGCCTGAAGGACCACACAGGTGAATATCAAATGCCCATCAGTGTCTACTGGATAGATATATAATCTAAGCTCACATACAGCATACAACAATGaatatgatataaatacaaTTCCTCCTACCAGCCTTTTGTTTGATATATCCTCAAGGCCCCCTTCCcccaagagagagagagaaagagagagagagagagggcaaGAAGGATTCAAGTTCAAGTCAATTCAAAAGGCATGAAATACCTGCGGATTAAGACCATCCCAGTAGAAAAGGAGTGATGCATGAGGATTTTCAGATTATTCATGTGCCTTTCGACTTCCATAATTGGTGTACCTTTAAAGTGTAAGATTTGCTGCAATATTAAAAACCATGAGAAGTTTTGGAACCGTTGCTAATCTCataatttccatgaaaaaagCAGAGCACTTACCAAACAAACCCATCCTTGTCGACTCGTTTCAACAACACAATTCTTGATGAGCTGTTGCAAATGGTAACATAACAAGTAATGGTTAGGTAAACTAATTCCATCAATGAAAGAAGTTTCACCAGTCATTTCTGCATCTTTACAGACATcagataattttgaaagaacATTCAAAGTGCAGATGTGTTGGGATCGGTTGATCTTTTCCCGGAGGCTAAACACAAGGTTTAACTTGTTTCAGCAACTCGCCTGCATCCATAAAGTAGCCAATATTATTAGATATAGAGAAAGCTACAATTACACAACAATGGAGGAGTCAACTCAACTCCATGCTCTCTCACTCACTGTGCTGCTGCAGCCACTACTGCTGCCCTCTAGCAGCTCACTCATCTCTTTTCTCCTCTCAATTGGCTCTACATTTCTGCTAGTGCTTGCCTCTATTTATAGCTGAAAATGGGAAGCAAACTTCTCCATTTTCAGCCAGCATTTCTACCAATAATGGAAGAAATCCAGCCTGATTGCTTGCTAGAAGTGCACCTTTTGTCTCCACACCCAACAATCTATCACTTGGAGACAACAGGCACAGGACATATCTTCTAACCTCAGAGACCTACTAAAGTTCAGTTCTCATATGCATGACTAACTCCTACTTGATTTGAGTAACTGTCACTTAACTAACTCCCACTTGATTTAAGTGGTCTGTTTAGCCCATGCTCATTGCACCTCCTTGTACTTCATCTAGGCTGCATTTCCTTGGTAATTTGGTGGAATCTCTTCATCATCTATGAGTTTGGTCTCCAATCCCGAGTGCAGCAGTACCCATTCATGTATTACAATGCAATCAAAAGCACACCACTCTTTCAAGAGCTTTCTTATCTAAGAGTTTGTGCCTTCCCTTTTCTCCATCCTAGAAAACACGTCTTACTACTCCATGAGTTATCTGCTCTTCATCTAAGAATCTAACTAGCTCTCTACTTTTATCATGGGACAGCCCATTGAAGTCAATTCACGCttgtctttatattttgattattacaATGTCATTAAAAGTTCATCACTCTTACAAGAGTCTACATGTCCAGAAGCCTGTGCATGCCCTCTACTTCTAACTGGCAGTCGCATCGTATTTCTCCACGATTCATCCACCCTTCGTCAAGAGCAAATGTTATCTAGCTCATTGTATTTTATCATGAGAGCAATATCCATAAAAGTCAATTTAACACTTGTCTCCATACCTGTCCTAGCCAATACTCATCACTATCTGAGTATTACATTAGTTTTCTCATAGTGGATCATCTACCTTCATAAAGCTAAATTTCACGGTTGGAGTATTGTGCTACAAACAAGTATGAACGCTCTATTAAAGTGTGACAGGTTATCTTGTTGAGTAATACACAACAATGGAGGAGGAAACTCAACTCCATACTCTCTCACTCATTGTGCAGTGTTGCTGCAGCAGCCACTATTATTGTCCTTTAGCAGCTCACTTTCTCTCCTTTCTCCTCTCAATTGGCTCTACATTTATGCTTGTGCTTGCCTCTATTGATAGCTGAAAATAGGGGGACAAACTTCTCCATTTCCAGCCAAGATTTCTACCAATAATGGCAGAAATCTAGCCATGATTTCCATCCTAATATTCTGccattttccagctcatttccAGCATTTTTTTCTAGCTTAATTGCTGGCTAGAAGTGTCCCTTTTGTCTCCATGTTCAACAAAATGTTCCATAACATAATCATTAATATGAATGAAAAGATGGCAATTAATtctacaagaaaaatcaaatatgcatttttttaaaataggaaaaGTGGAACAATGTTTGAGTGGAAAATCCTTTCATTTCCAATTCATGAAAGAactgagttaattttaaatgagaagcaaaaaaaaaaaaagaatgaaagatgtTTTTGACTTTTTGAGACAAAAATACCAAACAAAAATGGCACTCTTCGTGAAATTGATAGAATAACACTCATATACAACTTCTGTTAGTATTGTAAAATCTAGCGCAATAGCTGAAAATCCAGTTTAATAGATAATTTCAGAGCCTACTCATATATACGttctttgtatatatatatatatatatatatatatatatatatgtctttaGTCTTCGTAGACAACTCTAATTAAAGTCTAGGAGTCGAGAATTTGTAGAATTAAGATACCTAATAACCACACCAGCACCAGCCCTAAGAACTAGATTTCCTTGTTTAGTTTCAATTTGCATTTGTCCTTCAAACAAACTCCAATGGAGCCAACCTACTCCAATAGCTATGTACCATTCAATTGCCTGTAAACTAACTAAGAAAGCCCCCAAAAGAGATCCATTTACTGCAGCCTACATCAGATTTGGAAACTTATTTCCAAAGTCATCTGTCACATGACATTTAAGTCATTACTTGGAACTCCCATCAGACATGGTGCACAAGCTTCAAAGTTTCCATAAAGCACAAAGAAGGGTAGACAAGTATCGTGCCAGTTCCATAAGCTTCCTCTTTGAATTCAGATTGAAGATCCAATTAAGAAAGAATTATATGGCCTACCATTATAGTATTCTGAATTTAGATtgtaaaagtgaaaaatattgtaaatcAGATCACATTAACCCTTAAacaaagaatcaataaatacaTCAATTTGGTACCCTCAAAAGTAGCATGCATGTCAACATGGTGACATAATTTATCAAACCATCAACAATAAATAGCAAAAGAAGAGTAACATACGATTTTGCATCCTTCCTAACTATTGACAAGGCCATAGCAATTGGTTCCCTCAACCCAGAAGACGATGCGTCATCAAACCATTTATGGAATTGCAAGATAGGAAACATAAGACTTGCAAAAGAGCAGAAATGTCAAAATTGGTTTGAATGCCCTTTATATAGGGTTTCCCTCCattatatacaaaatatttacataattaatgACAGATTTACAGCACCTAAATGCTATACAAGGTAAGTATTAATGATAGAATTACAGCACCTAAATGTTATACAAGGTAAGTAAACATCCCTAAAATAGTACAAATCAAATCCCTAAATTATCTCCATAACATCCCCTCTCAAATTGATGCTAGTAGATCAAGAAAATTTTTCAACCAAGAACTGATATCGGTGCCGAAAAAGAGCTTTATTGAAGATGTCTGCAATTTAATGTTCGATGGAAATGTGAGGAAGAGTAATCATATGTTGATTAAAGGATTCACATATGGAATGACAATCGACTTCGATATGTTTCGTATGCTCATGGAAGACAAGATTAGTGACGATCTGAATAGCACTGGTATTATCAGCATGAAGAGGAGTGGAATGATCATGAGGAAAACCAAGTTCACCCAATAACCCACGAAGCCAAGTGATCTCGGAGCAAATGGAAGACATAGCGTGGTATTCAGACTCAGTGGAGGACTTGGAAACTCTGTCTTGCTTCTTACTCTTCCAAGAAATGAGTGCATTGCTTAAAAACATGcatcaaccaataaaaaaacgATGAGTATTTGCACATCCAACCCAGTTAGCGTCACTATAGTCCACCAACTGTAAGGAAGATTCCTTAGGAAAGAATAACCGGTGTGTAGAGGTGCCCTTTAGATATTGGATAATGCGACGAACAGCGACTAGGTGAAGATTTCGAGGGGCCTACATAAATTGACTGACCTGctgcacaacaaaaaaaatatcaggacGAGTAATCGTCAAATAGTTCAAACTCCTAACAAGTTGCCGATACAAGGATGGATCTAATAGGAGGTCGTCTTCCTCTTGATGAAGCTTAAGATTTACCTCCAAAGGAGTAAGAACAGAACTACCCAATTGGAGGCCAGCTAAACTCCTATTAGatctcttttgatttttcaagatcagatctcaatcttaattgtaggttgcgtgatcatgaggttcactccctaaaattcaattttattagtttaatatctttattttttatctatcttatcacaacaaaataaaacaaaaataagaaaaaataaatgaacttcACTAAAAGTatattgtttttagatatttttatttttgaaaatacatgGGAAAATAGGTGTCAAAATGGTAACATGACATATCTAatgaatgtgattttttttttttttgcattttacttCGTCAGgataaatatttgaaacatCAGCTTACCAAAACCATAAATgtaagtattaataaaaaagaacttgatattttttacacaaatatattagaaaaaaaaagaataatatactACTTGCAGGTAGTAACATATAACTATTTCTAACTCTAATTTGTTCACtaattatacaattattaaagaaaatttcacatgaaagaaagcaaataaaatcatgaaggaaattttgttttttcaaaacctTCTTTTATGATTCATGTAATattctctcttttaaaaaaaaattgtataagaCAAATAGTTCATTGATCaaacaatgaaagaaatttaaagaaaaatatttgacataACTATGATGAcatgaactttattttcataGAATATTCACAAccatgaacataaaaaaattgcattgtAGGCATATagaataattaacaaaatggtTGCTAACATGATGAAAAAGGCGAGAAtctcattcaaaaataaatataaaattgatttatatataataaaataatattataaatataatatcatttattcaatttagttttgattaaactttaaggaaaaaaatcatgaagagcATAATAAAAAGAGCGTATGCTAATACCATAACAAAAGtcataaatttcatttgaaaacaaatccaaaatttgttgtaattattttatatttatataaatataaaataaaggctTAAAAAAATCCTAGGAATATGGGCCTTGTTGGccatggcaaaaaaaaataggcaCACACATGCGGACATGTAAGAGTAGGCtcaccgaaatttttttttgttaggttggGTGGACGATGTATTGTATGCctcaattttgtttaatattagaTGACATATCATTTGCATTGGTTCAACGTCGCCCATTTAAGTCGGGTTTTCGGCTTCTTGGATCTAAAAACTCtcttttaatctaaaaacacctaaaaaaacctCTCTAAACATCTAAATAAACTCATTTATGGGTTTAAATTAgcaaaaaattagtaaaaaaacaaaaaaccaacacAAATTTAAAGATCTCATTGACCTCTgacttatattttttgatagaagaagacaaaaaaaaatcttaatagaATTCTTCTCGTCAAAGAAAAATccgttaatattaaaattaactttctTATTATTGAAATTGGATTAACAGGCAACCTTCTCTATTTTcaataactttctctcttttattaagCATATGAACTACAAAAGAAACAGAATGGAgttattttactaaaacaaaaattccaaaagCTAAAGgggtcaaaaaaaaattcaaaggaaaGTAGGTGGACCAAACTTTGTCAACTTATAACAATTTAAAAGGGATGGTTCatcaattgaagagaaaaaaaatagtaaaaatgtgatgttttcttttttatttcataatcaTGCCCTtgtaatctaaaaatataaaaagagaatctttaatattatgatgataattattttttatttaaaaaaatattataatattttttattttttaaaatttatttttgatattaatatattaaaataatttaaaaataaaaaatatttaaaaaaaaaaaattcatttatttgttttaaaattgattcGAAAATGAAagcagaaaataaataaataaatgcttccgcgtctaaagaatgaaaaaagtATTAGAAACGCTACGCACATCAAAGCAGTAATTATATGCCACGTATGAAACAAAGTGCCCCTTCCCTTCACCGGATCCCCACTTTACAAatccagaaaagaaaagaaattcgaCGGGGGATTTCTTGCTTGAAAAACGTCAACAATTCTTCCAATTGAATTATCGCAAATCTCCCTCCCAGTCAAATTTCCTTCAAGAATGGCGTCAAGGTCGAGCGGAGGAGGTGGTTCTATTTACGGTGGCGCTGCTCCTTACAGATCCAGGTATTGCTTGGTCGTCAAATTTAGGGTTTAAGATTCTTTTatcatatttgtaatttttgtatTCCAAATCTTTGTAGAGAGGGACTTAGCACGAGACCGATGGCGAGCTCTGATGAAATACAATTGCGGATTGACCCGATCCATGGGGATTTGGACGACGAGATCACTGGCCTCCGTAGCCAAGTTAGGCAATTAAGAAACGTAAGCTCTTTTTCGTTGAAATTGTTGAGCTTGCTTAATTATGGAAAAGCAGTTCCTCTGTAAAAGGTGGATATGttgcaattttatttgtttggggCTGTTAATGGGGTAATTTATTAGGGATTATGTTTTCTAATACTTAATTGCTAAAATAAGCCTGATTGTGTTGCAAAATTGGGCAGTTCCACTTGCTGTTGGAATTATGCACAGGAATTTTCTCCTTGTTTGTAAGATTTTGTATTGGGGTTTACTTCAATGAAATCTATTCCTACTCGTTTTATATCGGATTGGAGGGAAAAACTGGCTTTTCTTTAACAACTAGTGCAATTGAAATGTTAACTTTGAATGCCAGGAAGATGAGTTGTGGAGTGAATAAAATGACCATCAAGGTTGTATTGGAGACCCTAGGCTCTGGATGGATTATCCTCTATAATCTTTATCAAAGCTGAAGATACATGTGATTTATCAACTCTGGATTTGTGAAATTTAGAGATGTTCTTTTATGGGATTTAACAAAATTATCgtcaattttggtttttggattttggatattgtattgtttttttattaagaacagaaacaaaacaaggttTCACTTGAGGTTGTTCCAGCAATGGAAGGATTATGGTGGATTGATTGCTTTAAAGGCTCTGGGGGAGTGCTTTCAGTTTGAAATTTGAGCACATTTcctgcaaaaataaaaactgctGTTGATGATTTTGCTAATGATGAAGTGCTTTCAGTttgaaatttaacattattttctgACGTCGCCAGTTTGACTGCAGAATGGTTTGAAGTTTCCCTTCCATTGTTATGTTCTGttagatttaatttaataatgtgGTGCAGGTTGCTCAAGAGATAGAATCAGAAGCAAAGTATCAGAAGGATTTCTTAGAGACTCTGGTATatgcttatatttattttaatatttgtgtaCGCTAAGTCTTCCATCTTTTAGTTTCTGGTTTCCTCAATATTGGTACTCCTAGGATGTTATGATATCTATTTGAATTGCTAGTTTGTGAAAATCAacccatgttttttattaatttgaaacgaGCACAATTGCTTTCATTATGTGAAACTATAGTAGATAAGGAAATGGTGGATAAAAGTACTGAACTTTAGAAATAGCACATTATattgtaaaaaagaagaagaagattattATCTGCACACAACTGACAGTATTGattctcaaaaagaaaaaaaaaaaagaacttgaaacattgaattttatttacaGGAAAGGAATTGATAAATGAAACATTCATCCATTTCTAAAATCTGTAACTGCCTTCTGAAAGCTTGCTTTTAATAACATGACAGCAAATGACTGTGATGAAAGCTCAAGCTGGCGTGAAGAACAACATCAGGAAATTAAACAAGAGTATCATCAAGAATGGTGGAAACCATATCGTTCACGTTGTTCTTTTTGCACTGTTTTGTTTCATGGTGGTTTACCTGTGGTCCAAAATGTCTAGAAGATGAGGTATATTGAGCACCAAAGTATCTGTTAAGTGATCAACGCCCATCCTCTGGATGTACCAAGAGTCAAAATGCGGGTTCTATTGTAAATCTTCCCAGCAGCAGCTTCATTTGTAACGAGACATTTGAAAATTGTGTTCCCCCCTACAATTGTAGTTGAATGCTAGATTACTTTTGCAAAGAGAGAATATTACTGCATGTATTTCCCCTTGTTTCTCATGTACAACAACAAAGCTTTATTCCCTAAAACTTAGCTGTTACCATTCAACTGTGCCCTATGATATAAGATTGTAAAATGCCAAGTGAACAAATAGAGTAGCACTTGCAGGCAATTGAATTTGGCTGTGGCTTGTTAGTGTGGCTCCTGGTTGTCTTTTCCCATCTTGCTTATCCTATCTTGTTCGAGAACAGTTCTTGCACAATCCACAAAATGGGTTTCGTTGTGACCGACCTTCCCATCTTTGTAAAAGTTGAAGCACTTTCCTCTTCGCCCAGCGGATCCCACCATGCAGTGAGGTGCCTACTGACCCACTCCGGCAAGCTTTAACCATCCTCTACTGAGGAACTCCATCACACTACTGATTCTGTCCCCGAAAACCATGTTTGTCAATTGAGCACCATGTTGGGATGCGGCGACATCGGAGTACGTCATTACTCTGACCTGAATGAACACAActataaaaagaatgagcaaTTATTGCAACAACAGGCATTGAGCTTCTTTGTTATTTCCAGTTGGTTTTTTGCTATTTTCGTCGCATTCTGTTTAGCATTAGCATGTTCCGAAGAAAATTTCAGTAAAGGAAAACTTGTTGACCAGTAAAGGGTTATATATGCACTCCATTCGATCAAAAGGTTGTGCCCGTACTTAAAGTAGCTATCTCCCGTCCCAACGGAGTGATTGATGGAATCGAACAGATTCGGTTGCGGGATAGAAGAGATAAAAGACAATTGAGATATAAAAATGTTTGGTTGTTGATACTTTgacaaaaataggtttttgtCTCTAtccgaaaataatttttagtaaatttttCATCCatctaaaaaagagagaaggaacagaaacaaataataaccaatttttcacaattctctctttaaatattttgtaatttcaattttttattatacacaCACTTTTAAGAATGTAATTGtattaaaagtttgatttttttaatttcatcaatttaatatgaaaaaatcaatttcttaaaataaataataaattattttatataatttaataatttgtaacaattagaaaaataaaagaattagagtaaataactttttttttataaattgaa from Populus trichocarpa isolate Nisqually-1 chromosome 5, P.trichocarpa_v4.1, whole genome shotgun sequence includes these protein-coding regions:
- the LOC7486564 gene encoding bet1-like protein At4g14600 → MASRSSGGGGSIYGGAAPYRSREGLSTRPMASSDEIQLRIDPIHGDLDDEITGLRSQVRQLRNVAQEIESEAKYQKDFLETLQMTVMKAQAGVKNNIRKLNKSIIKNGGNHIVHVVLFALFCFMVVYLWSKMSRR